Sequence from the Notolabrus celidotus isolate fNotCel1 chromosome 14, fNotCel1.pri, whole genome shotgun sequence genome:
AGAGACTTATACAACAATACAGCTATAGTGTGTAAGCTTTAAATCCAACAGGAATTTGTTTACTCAGGATAAAACAGTGCAAAGGTCCCGATACAAAACTGAACAATGTTGACAAAAACAACTGTATGGTAAAAACAACTGTGTGCAGTACACAAGGATATCGTTGGAGAGATGTGTAATTTGTAAATCGTATGGGAGTTTTGTTTTATAGAGATGTGGTTAAAAGTCAATGAGGTGGATAATGCCGATTCTGCTGTGCAtgacttgtgatttaaaattaCGTACAGCCATTAAGGACATCTGGACTCACGGGGAAGGTTGTACTAACACAATTTCACTTGAAGATTTTGAATTATGTTTTGAATGAAATGAGAATTTATTTCTAGCCTGTCTTGTGTTGTTGTCGTTTCTTATTCCCAAAATGGATTAGATCATAAATCTAGAGAGTAAGCAACAACATTTGGTTGCCTTTgataatcaaaaataaattatgACATCTGGATGCACTTCCATTGTCTTGACTTAAGCAATGAAGTACTTTCTGGACATTAAAGCATCCACTCAATGACAAGGCCAAGATATTTGTTTAGTGCATCAAGTTATTCAAAGCATGTGTACTAAGCATGTAAAGCAATATATGTCTGTCATTGCAGGAGGCAAAATGTGGCTTTGTGATAATCCTCATGGCGCTGTACTGGTGCACAGAGTGTCTTCCTCTAGCTGTGACTGCTTTGCTGCCCGTCATTTTCTACCCCATGCTGGGCATCATGCAGGCAAACAGAGGtattgttttcctcattttgaaGGAAGGAATAAGCTCGAACATGACCCTATCAAGAATTTcgcttttctcttttcttacatCTTCCTTCAGGTTTGTGTGCAGTACCTGAAAGATTCCAACATGCTGTTTATCGGTGGGCTGCTGGTTGCTATCGCTGTCGAGAAGTGGAACCTGCACACAAGGATTGCCCTTCACGTTCTACTTATTCTGGGGGTGAAGCCATCTCTGTGAGACACTATATTCTCTGCATGCATGAACCTACACACTGCAGATCAAATATTCATTACAAGGCTTCCCCTGAGCATGAAAAGTGTATCTAATCACATGATTGTCTCTTTACGATCTGTCCTGATTTTCTATAAAATTGTTCACCCTAAAtcctctgcagcctgttgaTCGGTATCATGAGCACCACAGCCTTCCTGTCCATGTGGATCAGTAACTCGGCCTCCACAGCCATGATGCTGCCCATCGCCAGCGCTGTGCTACAACAGCTGTGTGATACGGATGCTAACACTACAGGGAGAGATTGTAGTGTGGCTGAAAATGATGGTCAGGATAATCAGGCATTCGAGATGGGTGACATTAAAGAAACTGACGAGACGGAGCACAAAGCAAAAGAAAACGGCATCCACATGGGTGTGTTACAGACCTTTATAAGACAGTTTTAAACCTTTTGTTTCACtagatgtaaaaatgttaacttGCTTTTTTTAACTATTGTTGTTTACATTATATATACATTATATTTTGCAGATGCAGATAGAGTTGATGACAGCGGAGGGATAAAAGAAAACGGGGTGAGATCAAGTAGGTTTTTCAAATGTTCTTTCATGTAGCAGCCTGATGAAAATAAATGGGAGGGACTGCCAGATATAGTCCCACCACTACTTCTGTTAAAGTAAACTTTCTCAGAACTCTTGAAATCCAACAGTGATAAAAAAGCAGACAAGCAGGAAATTTTAAAAGTAAGATGTTTTTCTGATGATCTGTCATTCCAGTGGTGAGTCACGAGAGTCAAGCTGACGAGCAGAGCAAACTGAAGACATTGCAGAAGTATGAGAAGTGGAGGAAAGGCATGAGCCTGAGTGTTTGTTACTCAGCCTGCATCGGTGGTACGGCCACCCTCACTGGAACCACACCAACTGTCATCCTGCAAGGCCAGATAAATGAGTATGACCGCAAACATGCAACTAAATGAAGGCAATACTCAATAAATCACAGTTATTAACTTCTAAAAGGTTATGATTGTATTGTTCTTATCAACAGACTCTTCCCAAAAATGGAGGCATAATTAACTTTGCGAGCTGGTTTGGTTCGCATTCCCCAACATGGTGCTCATGCTTGCCCTGTCTTGGCTATGGTTgcagttcatgtttttttggcttcaagtAAGTGTCATTGATTGAAGTCAATATCTGCTGTGGCATGGACTATAATAAATCAGAGTGACTTACCTTCACAATATGTTATTTCAGCTTGAAGGAGGTCATTTGGATGTGGCACAAAGAATGACGGTGACAGTAAGGCGTACCAGGTGATCAAGACCCAGTGCAAAAATTTGGCAGGATGAGCTTCGCTGAGGCCTCTGTGCTGACTATCTTCACGCTGCTGGTTCTACTTTGGTTTACAAGGGAGCCTGGGTTCATACCTGGTTGGGCAACTGTGCTCTTCAACAAAGAGAAAACGTGAGTATTGTATGTACACCTAAGTCCACAATGATCAGTCATCTAACTTTAGTTTACGATTTTTGGCCCATGTTGTATAATCTTTGAATTGTCCAGAGCCAGCTGCTTGAAATGATGACCAAGCCATGAAATAATCCATTAAGTATTGGGTTTACACATACAaggttttttttgcttcatttcTGAAATAAAGTTGAGTGTTTCCTCATCAGGTACGTCACAGATGGCACTGTGGCCATATTAATGTCATCACTCTTGTTCTGCATCCCGTCCAAATTGCCCAGGTGCTTTGGGAGGTCTGACGATGGTAGGCCAGCCAGCATGTAACTCGTAATTATGTGTTTGCAACAGGTGCATTGGTTGTCATATCAcatcataaattaaaaaatgcctGCACTAATTTAAGATCTGCAAAACAACATATGAAAATCAATTTTATTATTCTTGAGTTGTATAACGATTTTACGCTGTCACTGTCATGtaatatttgttatattttatcaAAAATACATCAGCATTTAAGGGACAGAAGAAGCTTCTATCTGATCTTTTTAGCTCTTTCAGTGCATGTTTAGACAGCCCAACGGAAAGCAAAAGTCACTTTTGAACCACTTTGCAGCGAAGGTGTCACATGAAGACAGTGGAGCAGTTAAATACCATATTTCCAATAGCCTTAACTGCTTGTGAAACTCATCTCGCTGATTCAGGCTTTCTTATTGAATGTTGTCACAACTGCTTCCTGAAATGTAGCCTGATAGCACCAAGGTCAAGTCTGTACAGTGCATGCCGTGCTGCTTCTTAGACAAATTACTtttgtatcaatatttttttttgtttctctcttggTAACCTAAGTTAGGTGTGTCCTTCTTCTGCCTTTAAGCAACAAAGTCTCCTCTACTCCTAAAAAGTGGCAGAGCAGTCTGTTTTGAACACAGAACAGTGACATGATGATTTACACAGGCCCTGTTTTAAAAGTATGATGCAGCCGTTGAGGTGCCAAAGTCCATTAGTCAACtgggaaatgaaaaaaaaaatgtccaaggTCTGGTTACGAGGTCACGCTCTAATCAGGATTTTGACGGCTTCGCGGTTTATCACATTCCCTTTTATCTTTACAGAGTTCAACACGGCCAAACACCATatataaagacaataaaaaccAGTGCATTCTAAAGTGTGATCACATGCATTATTCTCTGTGTCTGACCTAATGCACAGCAGTAAGATGTATAGATATGAGGTGCAACTTTACTTTTGTTATTGTTCTAATAGAGGACCCTGCTGAAGCCCCTCCACCACTGCTCAAATGGGAACTCGTCCATCAAAAGATGCCTTGGAACATCATATTACTTCTGGGTGGAGGTTTTGCATTGGCCCATGGGAGTGAGGTAGCTGTGCTGATCATAAAGTTATGTAGATGATCATCCCTTGAAACATTTATGTTAATGCCCTGATGTTGATGTGTTCCCTCATTCTGTGCAAAGAAATCTGGTCTTTCTACGTGGCTGGGTGAATGTTTGATACCTCTGCAGAGCATCCCGCCCTTTGCCAtctccatcctgctgtgtttgttggtGGCCATGTTCACTGAGGTGGCCAGCAACACAGCCACCACCACTCTCTTTCTCCCAATACTGGCCTCAATGGTAAGACAGAGCATGATATGACTCTTTTATCTCTAAATCAATTTTTCTATTTCTTGACACTAAAGTTACAGTAGTTGCTTGCTATAAGGTTGGTTAAGCTCCTTTAAGAAACATGTAGGAGGGCAACCAGTTTCAGTTATCCAAAAGTCTTTACAGCATTTTTTCAAAAATCCCACCATGGTGACATGATGGATTTAGTCTAGTTTGTTTAGTATGTGTTTGAATGTCAGATTGACTCTTTTTGTCCAGGCCACAGCCATCAAGATACACCCGCTGTATGTCATGCTTCCCTGCACCATCTCTGCCTCGCTGGCTTTCATGCTGCCTGTGGCCACCCCACCCAACGCCATCGCCTTCTCCTACGGCGGCCTAAAAGTCATCGACATGGTAAGACCCTCAGAATAGAACCTGCTAGAGAGCATTGCACGAGGAGTTTTGCATAAAAGCTCATATCCAGTTTTGAGATGAGCAGATTATCCTAATCCTTCTATCTGATCatttgttgtttgcatacaCAATATCCTGAATGTTCATATTAATAGTCAAACATCTAACTAATCCCCAGAAGACTGAGCATGCAAAAGGTAATGTATACATGTCTCTCAAATAATTAGAAATGATATTATGAGATTGCTTTTAATCCCGCTCTGATAGGATGTTGACTAAATACTGCACTGCTTTTGACTTgtgtcaaaatgtcaacatatgACCTTATTTTCCGGTCACTCCAGGCTAAAGCGGGATTCATGTTGAACATTATTGGAATCGTAACCATCAACATTGCCATCAACACATGGGGGGGGGCCTTGTTCCAGCTAGATACTTTTCCAAGTTGGGCCAATGACACCCAAAATCCTTGAACATGACCACAAGAAGGTGGAAACGAGGAGAAACTGCTGGAGAAGAACTATTTCAGCTTATCTTTCGATCAGGACTGGACTGGGCTCTCAAGTGACTTGGTCTTTTTTGTCAAGCCCCCCTGAATACTCCAGACAGTACAGCTCGAAGTGCACTGAAAGCTTTTCCCGAACTGCCCACCCTGCAGCTTTTGATCTGACGCCCTGCCTCACATTGTGATTTTCTT
This genomic interval carries:
- the LOC117825484 gene encoding LOW QUALITY PROTEIN: solute carrier family 13 member 2-like (The sequence of the model RefSeq protein was modified relative to this genomic sequence to represent the inferred CDS: inserted 2 bases in 2 codons; substituted 2 bases at 2 genomic stop codons), yielding MAGFLTHLWKNRNYIIIVLTPLLLLPLPLIVQTPEAKCGFVIILMALYWCTECLPLAVTALLPVIFYPMLGIMQANRGIVCVQYLKDSNMLFIGGLLVAIAVEKWNLHTRIALHVLLILGVKPSLLLIGIMSTTAFLSMWISNSASTAMMLPIASAVLQQLCDTDANTTGRDCSVAENDGQDNQAFEMGDIKETDETEHKAKENGIHMDADRVDDSGGIKENGVRSSSQADEQSKLKTLQKYEKWRKGMSLSVCYSACIGGTATLTGTTPTVILQGQINELXLYCSYQQTLPKNGGIINFASWFXFAFPNMVLMLALSWLWLQFMFFWLQVTXRRSFGCGTKNDGDSKAYQVIKTQXQKFGRMSFAEASVLTIFTLLVLLWFTREPGFIPGWATVLFNKEKTYVTDGTVAILMSSLLFCIPSKLPRCFGRSDDEDPAEAPPPLLKWELVHQKMPWNIILLLGGGFALAHGSEKSGLSTWLGECLIPLQSIPPFAISILLCLLVAMFTEVASNTATTTLFLPILASMATAIKIHPLYVMLPCTISASLAFMLPVATPPNAIAFSYGGLKVIDMAKAGFMLNIIGIVTINIAINTWGGALFQLDTFPSWANDTQNP